Proteins co-encoded in one Montipora capricornis isolate CH-2021 chromosome 12, ASM3666992v2, whole genome shotgun sequence genomic window:
- the LOC138026138 gene encoding kelch-like protein 3, with product MANMADLSQPMLSDPSKHCQELIYRLDALRKKDSFSDITVSVKDKVFKAHRLVLAAASPFFLSLLVSDMREGKEQFIRIELEEATGSVMEEVLKYIYTGNVAITKEIAHDLVAVADYLLLPGLKTLACDVLEENITIENCIVNYYFADKYQCQKLMGESRGFMNSNFSSVMETDDFLKLDIAQVMKWVSSDDVTVTSEEEIFKGIVKWVTHKKSERESNFAELFSQVRLKSMSHDFLFNELINEELVATSKETSNFVLRSMKCIFDPFCEDATKPPRKCLERYTDVIFVCGGKTALCYVPQKDIWYQFPDMLVEHQGHAVVQYRDKVCIFGGQRIGKSRVIEYFLSSTNCWVAVEGRHESDGCSCLSVLGGCIYALFGCTIFLYKLDESLCEALADPPTIGYGACLVSDNRHLYLVGGSVAIFQGSQTVERFDPILATWEEVASMNEARSYAFGAAMNGKIYIAGGINKSGGHRTILKSCEVYDPSTNEWQVMSNLKVCRQSANMVCIQEALYVAGGFKDIAQSSRELSVEVFQLGACEWKSKSTIPTDFDNQNPGDREKKIDHKACLAVIHKSLLEKLCKL from the coding sequence ATGGCGAATATGGCGGACCTTTCACAGCCAATGCTATCAGATCCATCAAAACACTGTCAGGAACTTATCTATCGTCTGGATGCCCTGAGAAAAAAAGATAGTTTCTCCGATATAACAGTATCAGTAAAAGACAAAGTATTTAAAGCTCACAGACTTGTGTTAGCAGCAGCAAGCccgttttttctttcacttctgGTCAGTGACATGAGAGAGGGAAAGGAACAGTTCATCAGGATAGAACTTGAAGAAGCAACGGGGTCAGTCATGGAAGAAGTTCTTAAATACATTTACACAGGTAATGTTGCAATCACCAAGGAGATCGCCCACGACTTAGTCGCAGTAGCAGACTATCTTCTTTTACCAGGTTTGAAAACTTTGGCTTGTGatgttttggaggaaaacattacaattgaaaactgcattgtcaaTTATTACTTTGCCGACAAATATCAGTGTCAGAAATTAATGGGGGAGTCCCGTGGGTTTATGAACTCAAATTTCAGTTCAGTCATGGAAACAGACGACTTCCTGAAGCTCGATATTGCGCAAGTCATGAAATGGGTTTCTAGTGATGATGTCACTGTCACCTCCGAGGAAGAAATTTTTAAGGGAATAGTTAAGTGGGTAACTCACAAGAAGAGCGAACGAGAAAGCAACTTTGCTGAATTGTTTAGTCAAGTCCGTCTGAAATCCATGTCTCATGACTTTCTCTTCAACGAACTGATCAATGAAGAGCTGGTAGCAACAAGCAAGGAGACTTCAAATTTTGTGTTGAGATCCATGAAGTGCATTTTTGATCCCTTCTGTGAAGATGCTACCAAGCCACCTAGGAAGTGCTTGGAGAGGTACACAGATGTGATTTTTGTTTGTGGTGGCAAGACAGCCTTATGCTATGTACCCCAGAAAGACATTTGGTATCAGTTTCCAGACATGTTGGTTGAACATCAAGGTCATGCTGTTGTTCAATACAGGGATAAAGTCTGCATTTTCGGGGGACAGCGTATTGGAAAATCGCGAGTAATAGAATACTTCCTTTCTTCCACTAATTGCTGGGTGGCAGTTGAAGGAAGACATGAAAGTGACGGTTGTTCTTGTTTATCAGTTCTAGGTGGTTGCATCTATGCATTATTTGGTTGCACCATTTTCCTCTATAAGCTTGATGAGAGTTTATGTGAGGCTTTGGCTGATCCGCCAACTATTGGCTATGGAGCTTGTTTAGTCAGTGATAATAGACATCTTTACTTAGTGGGAGGAAGTGTTGCTATTTTTCAGGGATCTCAAACAGTGGAAAGGTTTGATCCTATTTTAGCCACATGGGAGGAGGTTGCATCTATGAATGAGGCAAGATCTTATGCTTTTGGAGCAGCCATGAATGGCAAGATCTATATAGCAGGTGGCATAAACAAGAGTGGGGGACATCGTACAATATTGAAGTCTTGTGAGGTATATGACCCATCAACTAATGAATGGCAAGTCATGAGTAACCTCAAGGTGTGTCGTCAATCTGCAAACATGGTATGCATTCAGGAAGCCCTTTATGTGGCTGGTGGCTTCAAAGACATAGCACAGTCTTCAAGAGAGTTATCAGTGGAAGTGTTTCAGTTAGGAGCATGTGAATGGAAAAGTAAGTCCACTATACCCACCGACTTTGACAATCAAAATCCTGGGGATCGAGAGAAAAAGATTGATCATAAGGCATGTCTTGCAGTGATCCACAAGAGTCTATTAGAAAAGCTGTGTAagctttga
- the LOC138026167 gene encoding dehydrogenase/reductase SDR family member 7-like — MFGILEICFLLFLFLFVARIRFSDCDALLHFYEKFAIKPEPRIRGKVVWITGASSGIGEYLAYKLTQCGCKLVLSARRKDELERVKTRCLELASRIFPLPFEENYLVLPLDVADFSSHRDCVEKVIQHFGQIDFLVNNAGVAQIGSAITTNLDVVQYVMDVNVLGTISLTKAVLPHMVHKKTGQIVVISSSNGKSARPRLAAYGASKHALQGYFHTLGMELNSYNIGVTLVCPGWIYSDISKSVVRENLQTRSIDTDFPPSTMKTERCAELITIAMVNGLKEVWICRPPRLFDLYVVQYLPAFMKWWMKLK; from the exons ATGTTCGGAATATTGGAGATTTGTTTCTTGctatttctgtttttgtttgtgGCGAGGATACGTTTTTCGGACTGCGATGCACTACTTCACTTCTACGAAAAGTTTGCAATTAAACCAGAGCCCCGAATTCGTGGGAAAGTCGTTTGGATAACTGGTGCCTCTAGCGGAATAGGAGAATATTTGGCTTACAAGTTGACCCAGTGCGGCTGCAAACTCGTGTTATCTGCAAGGAGAAAAGATGAATTGGAAAGAGTCAAAACCAGGTGCCTTG AATTAGCCAGTAGAATATTTCCATTGCCCTTTGAGGAAAATTATCTAGTTCTTCCCCTGGATGTTGCAGACTTCTCATCCCACAGAGATTGTGTAGAAAAAGTTATTCAACACTTTGGCCAG ATTGACTTTCTTGTGAATAATGCAGGCGTTGCACAGATTGGTTCAGCTATAACGACCAACCTTGATGTTGTTCAGTACGTTATGGATGTCAATGTGCTAGGAACAATCTCGTTAACCAAGGCAGTCCTTCCTCATATGGTGCACAAGAAGACAGGGCAAATTGTTGTCATAAGTAGTTCAAATGGGAAATCTG CTCGTCCGAGATTGGCTGCATATGGTGCCTCCAAACACGCCCTGCAG GGATATTTTCATACTCTGGGCATGGAGCTTAACAGCTACAACATTGGGGTCACGTTGGTCTGTCCTGGCTGGATTTATTCAGACATTAGCAAGAGCGTTGTTCGGGAAAACCTGCAG ACTCGTTCAATCGATACCGATTTCCCTCCATCTACCATGAAAACAGAAAGATGTGCAGAACTGATCACTATTGCAATGGTGAACGGTTTGAAAGAAGTATGGATTTGTCGGCCCCCAAGACTGTTTGATTTGTATGTGGTACAATACTTACCTGCGTTCATGAAGTG GTGGATGAAGCTGAAATAA